TGTTGCAGACCCGCATGCCAATTCAGGATCGTCCACGCCATGAGCGATCATCGTACCGCCCAGCATCTCCTGATCTTCGGGGATAAACCGAACAAGTGGGTCCGTCGTGTCGCAGGGCCAGCCTATGAGATCGAACAGGCATGCAGATGCAGCGAATGGCAGCTCTGACGGGCCGCACCGCAGAAACTCAAAAGTCGGATCGAAGTCCGGTTTGGGCTAATCGCAACAAGCTGAATTTTCTGCTCAAGCTAAATGCTGCGGGACGGCATTTGGGAAAGAGAACTCTTTCGAGACTTTTGCTGCGCAAGTCTTCTATTTCCGGTTTGGGCCGCACCTAAACGCCTAGGAAAGCGCAGGTGTCTCTCGATCATACAAACAAAAAAGGGGAACCGCGTTGCCGCGGCTCCCCTGTCCTGTCAGTCGATGGTTTCGCTTCAATCAAGCAACCAGCGCCAATCCACCGCTGGCGTCCGGCTGCTGATCTCCGCTATGCACGAACGGAATGATCGAGAACGTCTGCCCGCCACGCTGCTCCTCGTTCTGCACGGCATTGACACGCAAATCACCGTCAGGCGTGTTGATCAGCAACGACAGATAATCGTTGCCGGTCCGAGTGCTCTTCGCCATCCAAGCGGAACCGACGCGGATCGCTTTGCCCTTCGGCGAGCTGACCTCGATCCGGTAATCGGGATGGGTTTCCTCGGTCTTGTAGCCATTCTCGATGAGCATGAAATCCAGATCGAACATCATGTTGGCGATGTATCCTGCGAAGGCGTTGTCAGCATCCATCGCCGTCAGCTCGCCCGAGATTGAGCCAGACTTCATCGCTCCGTTCGAGACCAGCGGGATGATCTCGAAGTCTTCACTCTTGGCTTTACGCGCTTCCTGCGTCTGCACGGCATTGACGCGGAATGGCCCAAGGCCAACATCCAGCTGCATCGAGATGTAGGGATTACCGCTTGTGTTTCCGATCTCGTTCCAGGCTGTGCCAATACGCACCTTGCGGCCTGATTTATTGACCGCCGTGACGTCATAGTCCGGGCTGCGCTCTGACATCTTTGCGCGGGTTTCCAACTGGATCGCGATGTCGAACTTGGTGTTGTGGATTGTGCCGGTGAAGACAGCGGCTGCGGTGTCGGCGTTTTTCGTGAGGTTTCCTGCGAACATGGGTCTTATCCTTCTTGGGTTATCGGGGCCCGACATCTTGCCAGACCATCCGAGATTGCTTTTCGACCCCTTGTGGGATCACAAAACAGAAAGCCTGCTTTCAACTTTCTCCCGACCTCTCAAACAGTGCAAAGCCCTAAATGGACGCACGTCGCCACAACACCAGCGCGACCCATTCTTTGCCCAATGGTCAAATGGGATGTTTCAGACATCACGATCGGCAAGGAAGAACTCCTCTTCCTGACCATTTAGACGGCCCCCACTACGGTCAGTCAGGCCAATGGCACTGCCGTTGTGCTCAAAGACGATGAGATACTGGCCCAGAGAATCCTTGCGAACCACATATCCCTCGTTTGACCAGTGAACGGAGGTCCCTGCGTCCACAGCTGTTTTGATTTCCGCGATGTTCATATGTCTCTCCATCTGGATTTACTAATATCGGCCGCGCACCCGCCAATATGGGCGGGCACGCGGTCTCTGCATTTGGTGGAAGTGCTACTGTCGCCCGCAACGCTGATCAGGCTGCGCTGCGGATACTTGGGTGCCCATCGCCAACGATGCGGGCGA
This genomic stretch from Sulfitobacter pacificus harbors:
- a CDS encoding DUF736 family protein, with product MFAGNLTKNADTAAAVFTGTIHNTKFDIAIQLETRAKMSERSPDYDVTAVNKSGRKVRIGTAWNEIGNTSGNPYISMQLDVGLGPFRVNAVQTQEARKAKSEDFEIIPLVSNGAMKSGSISGELTAMDADNAFAGYIANMMFDLDFMLIENGYKTEETHPDYRIEVSSPKGKAIRVGSAWMAKSTRTGNDYLSLLINTPDGDLRVNAVQNEEQRGGQTFSIIPFVHSGDQQPDASGGLALVA